A region of Rhodamnia argentea isolate NSW1041297 chromosome 9, ASM2092103v1, whole genome shotgun sequence DNA encodes the following proteins:
- the LOC115740869 gene encoding ethylene-responsive transcription factor CRF1-like, producing the protein MEGTTCFVPPIKLTEHQTHARLLRPEPSTRPRVVRISYTDGDATDSSSDDENDMLECRRRRVKKFVHEIAVEPSCSREGHVVAKSRSVRSKLCRKSTGKPVLQVGRREMKSPATGRKFRGVRRRPWGKWAAEIRDPLRRVRVWLGTYNTAEEAAMVYDHAAIQLRGPDALTNFVTPPPLQMAAAAVPMPQAKAPGEARSPTSVLRCLSEDSEDSQGSGGDAAKEEARGDESCVLEENSTRLESSFPDDLFDGYAGFGEGMFKDKLDDFCDAFVNPGEDFGFRFWPGFGSSCWSDDDHFQDIGDLFGPDPLLAM; encoded by the coding sequence ATGGAAGGAACGACTTGTTTCGTGCCTCCTATCAAGCTCACTGAGCACCAAACCCACGCGAGGCTCCTGAGACCCGAGCCTAGTACCCGACCCAGAGTCGTCCGGATATCGTACACAGATGGCGACGCCACCGACTCTTCCAGCGATGATGAGAACGACATGCTCGAATGTCGTCGCCGGAGAGTGAAGAAATTCGTCCACGAGATTGCCGTCGAGCCGTCGTGCTCGAGAGAGGGCCACGTGGTCGCCAAGAGCCGGTCAGTGAGGAGTAAGCTGTGCAGGAAGTCAACGGGGAAGCCGGTGCTACAGGTGGGCCGCCGTGAGATGAAGTCGCCGGCGACGGGGAGGAAGTTCAGAGGCGTGAGGCGGAGGCCGTGGGGCAAATGGGCGGCCGAGATCAGGGACCCACTGCGGCGCGTGCGGGTCTGGCTGGGTACCTACAACACGGCAGAGGAGGCCGCAATGGTCTACGACCACGCCGCGATCCAGCTGCGCGGACCCGACGCGCTCACCAACTTCGTTACTCCTCCGCCGTTGCAGATGGCCGCGGCCGCGGTCCCGATGCCGCAGGCAAAGGCCCCCGGTGAGGCCCGCTCACCGACATCGGTCCTCCGGTGCCTCTCCGAGGACTCCGAAGACTCGCAGGGGAGCGGCGGCGACGCGGCGAAAGAGGAGGCGCGTGGCGATGAGTCCTGCGTATTGGAGGAGAACTCCACGAGATTAGAGAGCTCGTTCCCGGACGATTTGTTTGACGGGTACGCTGGCTTCGGAGAGGGCATGTTCAAGGACAAACTGGACGACTTCTGCGACGCCTTCGTGAACCCGGGCGAGGATTTCGGGTTCAGATTTTGGCCCGGGTTCGGGTCCTCCTGTTGGAGTGACGACGATCACTTCCAAGACATAGGTGACTTGTTCGGCCCCGACCCTCTCTTAGCAAtgtga
- the LOC115740797 gene encoding stellacyanin-like: MERSSSVSLGLVLLGCSVMAAMLMGSSNAMLHVVGGRQGWDVPDNVTFYQDWAKPRTFGVGDQLVFPYRPGSNNLLIVKKKDYEACGMSDPIDIYYMGPTILNLTAVGDYYYVSSSGRHCEYGQRLHITVGKAPGSSGAKLPVKLN; the protein is encoded by the exons ATGGAGAGATCGTCATCAGTGAGTCTCGGTTTGGTCTTGTTAGGCTGCTCGGTGATGGCGGCCATGTTGATGGGATCCTCCAACGCGATGCTCCACGTCGTCGGTGGTCGCCAAGGATGGGACGTGCCCGACAATGTCACCTTCTACCAAGATTGGGCCAAACCGAGGACCTTCGGCGTCGGCGACCAGCTCG TTTTCCCATACAGGCCAGGCTCCAACAACTTGCTGATCGTCAAGAAGAAGGACTACGAGGCGTGCGGCATGAGCGACCCCATCGACATTTACTACATGGGACCCACCATCCTGAACCTCACTGCCGTCGGCGACTACTACTACGTCTCCTCCTCCGGCAGGCACTGCGAATATGGCCAGAGGCTCCACATCACCGTCGGGAAAGCCCCGGGCTCGTCAGGGGCCAAattacccgtcaagctcaactga